The following proteins come from a genomic window of Ilumatobacter coccineus YM16-304:
- a CDS encoding peroxiredoxin family protein, which produces MLDHGPMIGPDELTDTLGWTLKPEGLCQDDRCVIVPDRGAIESDGHIDVTAVAALLDRPAVHDDASGLVAIGAPRERRRGALHDLRAPDFTLPDLEGTSHSLSDHRSKKKLLVAFSSW; this is translated from the coding sequence ATGCTCGACCACGGCCCGATGATCGGCCCCGACGAGCTCACCGACACCCTCGGATGGACCCTCAAACCCGAAGGTCTGTGCCAGGACGACCGCTGCGTGATCGTGCCCGATCGCGGTGCCATCGAGTCCGACGGCCACATCGACGTGACCGCCGTTGCGGCCCTGCTCGACCGCCCTGCCGTCCACGACGACGCGTCCGGACTCGTCGCCATCGGTGCGCCGCGCGAACGACGCCGCGGCGCGCTCCACGATCTCCGGGCACCCGACTTCACGCTGCCCGACCTCGAGGGCACCTCACATTCGCTCTCCGACCATCGTTCGAAGAAGAAACTGCTCGTCGCCTTCTCCAGTTGGTGA
- a CDS encoding thioredoxin family protein encodes MAIDEAVDKIREFMDGITYPVLIDADHLLTELYAISNVPTVLLIDEDDRIVQPNWNAYATDTFKDFTGIDSSQQIEVIRRWVVDGETMMTEADAKTAVGDLTDDEEAARLHFRIALRLRDAGDEAGAERNFERACELAPHDWTIRRASMPLRGGDPFGPEFFTLVEEFTAAGRPYHGVAAERHP; translated from the coding sequence GTGGCCATCGACGAAGCGGTCGACAAGATCCGTGAATTCATGGATGGCATCACCTACCCAGTGCTGATCGACGCCGACCATCTCCTCACCGAGCTGTACGCGATCTCCAACGTGCCGACCGTGTTGCTGATCGACGAGGACGATCGGATCGTGCAGCCGAACTGGAACGCGTATGCCACCGACACGTTCAAGGACTTCACGGGCATCGATTCGTCACAGCAGATCGAGGTGATCCGACGGTGGGTCGTCGACGGCGAGACGATGATGACCGAAGCCGACGCGAAGACAGCGGTCGGCGACCTGACCGACGACGAAGAGGCCGCCCGACTGCACTTCCGGATCGCCCTTCGTCTGCGCGACGCCGGGGACGAGGCGGGAGCCGAACGGAACTTCGAGCGGGCGTGCGAGCTCGCGCCGCACGACTGGACGATCCGCCGGGCATCGATGCCGTTGCGCGGCGGTGACCCGTTCGGACCGGAGTTCTTCACGCTCGTCGAGGAGTTCACCGCCGCGGGCCGCCCGTACCACGGCGTCGCTGCCGAGCGACACCCCTGA
- a CDS encoding FHA domain-containing protein, with product MTDSADSSAVGSTDATSFQPGEHVGLITPRSLGLIAKDNASTRAQLWSLVSADAPLDDVLDELSRNGIKNLPDFGLVQVEDECVRIVTRGAVVVTVTTNDGSERSIDPADVRTWIEETAGDVAAVSMTLSGDGSGADAGLNAEGGFFVVAGSVPASSLSRRFDTLTAPEPEPEPEPEPEPEPEPEPEPELEPEPEPEPEPEAEPEPEAEPEPEPEPEPEPEPEAESEPEVEPEPEVEPEPEPEPELEPEPEQESELPDDAVIADLEASFAEPVSDEQDSAPMLDLDAPTDESTTDESTTDDSGTTDDSTTDDEPEPDEPERERRIHAILSFGNGERIPVDRSVLIGRNPKITGQVDELPRIMKYDGPGQGLSRTHAEIRIEGGQLVVEDMQSTNGTEVQLPGAKRERIESGRPVAIVYGTVMVFGDELVCDVEAPD from the coding sequence ATGACCGACTCAGCAGACAGCTCCGCGGTGGGTTCGACCGACGCGACGTCGTTCCAGCCGGGCGAACACGTCGGCTTGATCACACCGCGATCGTTGGGACTGATCGCGAAGGACAACGCGTCGACGCGCGCTCAGCTGTGGAGTCTCGTGTCGGCGGATGCACCGCTCGACGACGTTCTCGACGAGCTCTCTCGCAACGGCATCAAGAACCTGCCCGACTTCGGGTTGGTGCAGGTCGAGGACGAGTGCGTGCGCATCGTCACCCGTGGGGCGGTCGTCGTGACCGTGACCACCAACGACGGGTCCGAGCGTTCGATCGACCCGGCCGACGTTCGCACGTGGATCGAGGAGACGGCTGGTGACGTCGCAGCGGTGTCGATGACACTGTCGGGCGATGGCAGCGGTGCCGACGCCGGGCTGAACGCCGAGGGCGGGTTCTTCGTCGTCGCCGGCTCCGTTCCCGCATCGTCGCTGAGCCGCCGCTTCGACACCCTGACTGCGCCCGAGCCGGAGCCGGAGCCCGAACCCGAGCCGGAACCCGAGCCGGAACCAGAGCCCGAGCCCGAGCTAGAACCGGAGCCAGAGCCCGAGCCAGAGCCCGAGGCGGAACCGGAGCCCGAGGCGGAACCGGAGCCCGAGCCAGAGCCCGAGCCCGAGCCGGAACCAGAGGCGGAGTCGGAGCCCGAGGTGGAACCGGAACCCGAGGTGGAACCGGAACCCGAGCCCGAGCCGGAACTGGAACCGGAGCCCGAGCAGGAGTCGGAGCTCCCCGACGACGCGGTGATCGCCGACCTCGAAGCGTCGTTCGCCGAGCCAGTATCCGACGAGCAGGACAGCGCTCCGATGCTCGATCTCGACGCACCGACCGACGAGAGCACGACCGACGAGAGCACGACCGACGACAGCGGCACCACGGACGACAGCACGACCGACGACGAGCCCGAGCCCGACGAACCGGAGCGCGAGCGACGCATCCACGCGATCCTCTCGTTCGGCAACGGCGAACGGATCCCGGTCGACCGGAGCGTGCTCATCGGCCGTAACCCGAAGATCACCGGCCAGGTCGACGAGCTGCCGCGCATCATGAAGTACGACGGCCCCGGCCAAGGTCTCTCGCGAACCCACGCCGAGATCCGGATCGAGGGCGGACAGCTCGTCGTCGAAGACATGCAGTCGACCAACGGCACCGAAGTCCAGCTGCCGGGTGCCAAGCGCGAGCGCATCGAGTCGGGACGCCCCGTCGCGATCGTCTACGGCACGGTGATGGTGTTCGGCGACGAACTCGTCTGCGACGTCGAGGCTCCCGACTGA